In a genomic window of Thermoanaerobaculia bacterium:
- a CDS encoding protein kinase: GAGGMGEVYRARDTRLGRDVAVKVLPAEFAADRNRIARFEQEARAASALDHPNVISIFDIGSADETVYIAMTLVDGRSLRDAMDSGPIPVKKLLDVAAQIADGLAKAHATGIVHRDLKPENVMLSRDGFVKILDFGLAKLVRPEAEGVSSIPTAAPSDTAPGVVMGTIEYMSPEQAGGGTVDFRSDQFSLGTIVYEMATGKKPFSRKTAAETLVAILREEPEPVGIGNPALPGAIRDIVERCLAKDPEERYGSTKDLARDLRNLLARLSGSIASPTLPGALAKATRTPAGKNPAVTAALLLLGLALGAAGYRLLAGAGTRPGTAPSFRRVTFQRGNILHARFAPDGQTIVYSAAWEDRSTDVFTTAVDGTESRSLGFGNDDLAAVSADGGLLLNRRKTNLRAAIGIGTLASAPLAGGAARDLVESVHGGDWFPGGTVAVWKHISFDHDALEFPAGTRRLDGVSSAPRVSRDGTRIAVGRGTRDTEEIDVLDRSGKLLWALKTAPDGLAWHPSGEIWYSRSAGDGPGLFAASRGNPPRTILRSAGWILHDIAPDGRLLLERAIARQAVRIREGGEAREREMSWLDGSTLAGVTADGRTILFSETSEAGGRRGGVYSRATDGSPAVRLADGTAMAFSEDGRWAFVRSTDVPPRYSFVPSGAGETKLVDFGGEHVESAIFLPGTEPRLVATVGDSPDRGRLELVTASGRRPLGISPGFYPNMAATSPDGGSIAFATGPKEIALCGLDRAACRRISMKGGADQPIQWSGDGRYLYLRDLEAIPSHVVRFEIADGTEAAWLTLGPEDLARYIGIGAIFLSRDGREYAYNAREVLDSALFVVEGLR, encoded by the coding sequence GGCGCCGGCGGCATGGGAGAGGTCTATCGGGCGCGCGACACGCGGCTCGGGCGCGACGTCGCCGTCAAGGTTCTCCCCGCCGAGTTCGCCGCGGACCGGAACCGGATCGCGCGGTTCGAACAGGAAGCGCGCGCCGCCTCCGCGCTCGACCACCCCAACGTGATCTCGATCTTCGACATCGGCTCGGCGGACGAGACGGTCTACATCGCGATGACGCTCGTCGACGGGCGAAGCCTTCGGGACGCGATGGACTCCGGACCGATCCCCGTGAAGAAGCTTCTCGACGTCGCCGCCCAGATCGCCGACGGGCTCGCCAAGGCGCACGCGACCGGCATCGTTCACCGCGATCTCAAGCCCGAGAACGTCATGCTGTCGCGGGACGGATTCGTCAAGATCCTCGATTTCGGCCTCGCGAAGCTCGTCCGCCCGGAAGCCGAGGGCGTGTCGAGCATCCCGACGGCGGCGCCGTCCGACACCGCTCCCGGCGTCGTGATGGGGACGATCGAATACATGTCGCCCGAGCAGGCGGGCGGGGGAACCGTCGACTTCCGGTCCGATCAGTTCTCCCTCGGCACGATCGTCTACGAGATGGCGACCGGGAAGAAGCCGTTCTCGAGGAAGACGGCGGCGGAGACGCTCGTCGCGATCCTCCGGGAGGAGCCGGAACCCGTGGGCATCGGAAACCCCGCCCTTCCCGGAGCGATTCGCGACATCGTCGAACGCTGCCTCGCCAAAGACCCCGAGGAGCGTTACGGATCGACGAAGGACCTCGCGCGCGATCTCCGGAACCTTCTAGCGCGCCTCTCCGGGTCGATCGCGAGCCCGACCCTCCCCGGCGCCCTTGCGAAAGCGACCCGCACGCCCGCCGGGAAAAACCCGGCGGTGACGGCGGCGCTCCTTCTCCTCGGACTCGCCCTCGGCGCGGCCGGTTACCGCCTGCTGGCGGGCGCGGGGACCCGGCCGGGGACCGCCCCGTCGTTCCGCCGCGTGACCTTCCAGCGCGGGAACATCCTCCACGCGCGCTTCGCTCCCGACGGACAGACGATCGTCTACAGCGCGGCGTGGGAAGACCGCTCGACGGACGTCTTCACGACGGCGGTCGATGGCACGGAGTCGCGGTCGCTCGGTTTCGGTAACGACGATCTCGCGGCGGTCTCGGCCGACGGCGGCCTTCTGCTCAATCGGCGGAAGACGAATCTCCGAGCGGCGATCGGCATCGGAACGCTCGCGTCCGCCCCGCTCGCCGGGGGAGCGGCGCGCGATCTCGTCGAGAGCGTGCACGGCGGCGACTGGTTCCCCGGGGGGACGGTCGCGGTCTGGAAGCACATTTCTTTCGACCACGACGCGCTCGAGTTCCCCGCGGGAACGCGGAGGCTCGACGGCGTCTCCTCGGCGCCGCGAGTGTCGCGGGACGGTACGCGGATCGCCGTCGGAAGGGGAACGCGGGACACGGAGGAAATCGACGTCCTGGATCGATCGGGAAAACTCCTGTGGGCCCTGAAAACGGCTCCCGACGGCCTCGCCTGGCATCCGAGCGGAGAGATCTGGTACTCGCGGTCGGCCGGCGACGGTCCCGGGCTCTTCGCGGCGTCCCGGGGAAATCCGCCGCGCACGATCCTGCGATCGGCGGGATGGATCCTTCACGACATCGCGCCCGACGGCCGCCTGCTGCTCGAACGCGCGATCGCACGCCAGGCGGTGCGCATCCGGGAGGGAGGAGAGGCGCGGGAGCGCGAGATGTCGTGGCTCGACGGATCGACCCTCGCCGGGGTTACCGCCGACGGCCGCACGATCCTCTTCTCCGAAACGTCAGAAGCGGGCGGACGGCGCGGAGGCGTGTACTCGCGGGCCACGGACGGTTCCCCCGCCGTCCGGCTCGCCGACGGAACGGCGATGGCGTTCTCGGAGGACGGCCGATGGGCCTTCGTCCGAAGCACCGACGTGCCTCCCCGCTACTCCTTCGTCCCGAGCGGAGCGGGAGAAACGAAGCTCGTGGATTTCGGCGGAGAGCACGTCGAGTCCGCGATCTTCCTTCCGGGAACGGAGCCCCGGCTCGTCGCGACCGTCGGCGACAGCCCCGACCGCGGGCGGCTGGAGCTCGTGACGGCATCGGGACGCCGTCCCCTGGGAATCTCCCCGGGCTTCTACCCGAACATGGCGGCGACGTCCCCGGACGGCGGGTCGATCGCCTTCGCCACCGGCCCGAAAGAGATCGCGCTCTGCGGCCTCGATCGGGCCGCCTGCCGGCGGATTTCGATGAAGGGCGGCGCCGACCAGCCGATCCAGTGGAGCGGCGACGGGCGCTACCTCTACTTGCGCGACCTGGAAGCGATCCCCTCGCACGTCGTCCGCTTCGAGATCGCGGACGGCACGGAGGCGGCCTGGCTGACGCTCGGCCCCGAAGATCTCGCGCGCTATATCGGAATCGGCGCGATCTTTCTCTCGCGCGACGGCCGCGAGTACGCCTACAACGCCCGCGAAGTCCTCGATTCGGCTCTCTTCGTCGTCGAAGGGCTGAGATGA
- a CDS encoding serine/threonine protein kinase, translating to MTLAAGTKLGPYEILSPLGAGGMGEVYRARDKKLNRDVAIKVLPESLARDADALARFEREAHS from the coding sequence ATGACGCTCGCCGCAGGAACGAAGCTCGGTCCTTACGAAATCCTCTCCCCGCTCGGCGCCGGCGGCATGGGCGAGGTCTACCGGGCGCGCGATAAGAAGCTGAACCGCGACGTCGCGATCAAGGTCCTTCCGGAATCGCTCGCCCGCGACGCGGACGCCCTCGCCCGCTTCGAGCGGGAGGCCCACTCC